In Erigeron canadensis isolate Cc75 chromosome 7, C_canadensis_v1, whole genome shotgun sequence, one DNA window encodes the following:
- the LOC122607277 gene encoding serine incorporator 3 codes for MWAAGCLASCCASCACSACQTVVSGISRRSARIAYCGLFALSLIVAWILREVAAPLMEKIPWINHFYETPDREWFETDAVLRVSLGNFLFFSILSLLMVGVKTQKDPRDSLHHGGWMMKVICWCLLVILMFFLPNEIISFYESTSKIGSGLFLLVQVVLLLDFVHSWNDKWVGYDEQFWYAALLVVSLVCYVATFSFSGLLFYLFTPSGQDCGLNTFFIVMTLILVFVFAIITLHPTVCGSILPASVISFYCMYLCYSGLASEPRDYACNGLHNHSKAVNTGTLTVGLLTTVLSVVYSAVRAGSSTALLSPPDSPRAGGEKPLLPLDKRDEHEEKENNKPVTYSYSFFHIIFSLASMYSAMLLTGWSTSVGESGRLVDVGWPSVWVRIITSWATAGLFIWSMIAPHLFPDREF; via the exons ATGTGGGCAGCTGGTTGCCTGGCTTCTTGCTGCGCATCATGCGCATGCAGTGCATGCCAAACTGTTGTGTCCGGGATTAGTCGTCGGTCTGCTCGTATTGCATATTGTGGTCTCTTTGCTCTCTCTTTGATTGTCGCTTGGATTCTAAGAGAAGTTGCTGCACCGCTAATGGAGAAGATCCCTT GGATTAACCACTTTTATGAAACTCCTGATAGGGAGTGGTTCGAGACAGATGCTGTTTTACGAGTTAGTTTGGggaactttttgtttttctcgaTCCTATCCCTTCTAATGGTTGGGGTGAAAACCCAAAAAGACCCACGAGATAGTTTGCACCATGGTGGATGGATGATGAAAGTCATTTGCTGGTGTCTTTTGGTAATCCTTATGTTTTTCCTTCCAAATGAGATCATCAGCTTTTATG AGTCTACATCGAAAATTGGCTCTGGGCTATTTCTCCTTGTTCAAGTGGTGCTCTTGCTGGACTTTGTACATAGCTggaatgacaaatgggttggctATGATGAGCAGTTCTG GTATGCAGCCTTGCTTGTTGTTTCACTCGTGTGTTATGTGGCAACATTCTCGTTCTCCGGACTTCTGTTCTATTTGTTTACCCCATCTGGGCAGGACTGTGGTCTCAATACGTTCTTTATTGTAATGACCCTCATTCTTGTGTTCGTGTTTGCTATAATCACATTACATCCCACA GTATGTGGCAGCATTCTTCCAGCATCCGTTATTTCTTTTTACTGCATGTATCTTTGCTATAGTGGGCTTGCAAGTGAACCGAGGGATTATGCTTGCAATGGTCTCCACAATCATTCTAAAGCTGTTAACACTGGAACACTTACTGTTGGGTTGCTCACAACTGTGCTCTCGGTGGTCTACTCTGCCGTGAGAGCTGGATCTTCTACCGCTTTGCTTTCCCCGCCAGACTCACCCCGTGCAG GTGGTGAGAAACCGTTGCTACCACTAGACAAGAGAGACGAACATGAAGAGAAAGAGAACAACAAGCCTGTCACATATTCATACTCTTTCTTCCACATCATCTTCTCCCTTGCTAGCATGTACTCGGCAATGCTTCTTACAGGGTGGTCAACCTCAGTTGGTGAGAGTGGCAGGTTGGTGGATGTTGGGTGGCCTTCAGTGTGGGTCCGGATTATAACCTCATGGGCAACTGCAGGTTTGTTCATTTGGTCAATGATTGCCCCTCACCTCTTTCCCGATAGGGAGTTCTGA
- the LOC122607600 gene encoding STE20/SPS1-related proline-alanine-rich protein kinase-like: MEKKKYPVGAEHYELYEEVGQGVSASVFRAKCLPNNEIVAIKVLDFERASSDLNNISREAQTMILVDHPNVLKSHCSFVNDHNLWVVMPFMPGGSCLHILKSAHPDGFDEIVIATILREVLKALDYLHHHGLIHRDVKAGNILICERGTIKLGDLGVSACLFDSGDRQRMRNTFVGTPCWMAPEVMEQLHGYDFKADIWSFGITALELAHGHAPFSKYPPMKVLLMTLQNAPPGLDYERDKKFSKSFKQMIASCLVKDPSKRPSAKKLLKHPFFKQAKSNEFIARKLLEGLPALGDRLQALKKKEEDMLVQKKIPDGQKEEMSQNEYKRGISSWNFDLEDLKAQANLIQDEEPVCNKDHSGISSSQNGTGSGESELPHQLTYTGGSSETTDVAGFSSISDSTAASSISNCVSSTNGHLSFHNSSFHVENCDNNDVTGKQNLDISQKPSNGVVSVSHPGEDSSGCITANNGKLQSQIPAVSSSNGSQSVTIADVVTSESVKSSKTLTADEQDEKAKCHVIQQKGRFKVTSENSDADKGSSSPRLLKSPSMRVIIEHPFGTQLTQGDAACMPHNQPTHHPTGHSVQPTNNLQRNDPLSLTKQLSIGDTAGSSSLGMGSLTADTTRQEKSKLDATDDIEKEILNEITDLQRRLLFKQEELQKHRAGNGQA; encoded by the exons ATGGAGAAGAAAAAGTATCCAGTTGGAGCAGAGCATTATGAGTTGTATGAGGAGGTAGGGCAAGGCGTTAGTGCTTCGGTTTTTCGAGCTAAGTGTCTTCCGAACAACGAGATTGTTGCTATTAAAGTTCTTGATTTTGAACGCGCTAGCAGTGATTTG AACAATATATCGCGTGAAGCTCAGACAATGATACTGGTTGATCATCCAAATGTCCTTAAATCTCACTGCTCCTTTGTCAATGACCATAACCTATGGGTTGTCATGCCTTTTATGCCTGGTGGCTCTTGCCTCCATATACTCAAGTCTGCCCATCCTGATggttttgatgaaattgttaTTGCCACTATTCTACGTGAGGTACTAAAGGCACTTGATTATCTTCACCATCATGGCCTCATTCATCGAGATGTCAAG GCTGGAAACATCCTCATTTGTGAGCGTGGTACAATTAAGCTGGGAGATCTTGGTGTTTCTGCTTGCTTATTTGATTCTGGTGATAGACAGCGTATGAGGAATACATTTGTTGGGACACCGTGCTG GATGGCACCTGAGGTTATGGAACAATTACATGGCTATGACTTCAA GGCTGATATCTGGTCATTTGGCATAACAGCTCTGGAGCTTGCTCATGGGCATGCTCCTTTTTCAAAATATCCCCCAATGAAG GTTTTGCTTATGACTTTGCAAAATGCACCTCCTGGTCTTGACTATGAGAGGGACAAGAAGTTTTCAAAG TCTTTTAAGCAGATGATTGCGAGTTGCCTGGTTAAAGATCCTTCAAAACGTCCTTCTGCAAAAAAGCTTCTGAAGCATCCTTTTTTCAAACAAGCTAAATCGAACGAGTTTATAGCACGTAAGCTATTGGAAGGACTGCCAGCACTTGGTGACCGTCTCCAGGCATTGAAG aaaaaggaagaagataTGCTTGTGCAAAAGAAAATACCGGATGGACAAAAGGAGGAAATGTCACAG AATGAATATAAACGAGGGATTAGTAGTTGGAACTTTGACCTTGAAGATCTGAAAGCTCAGGCTAACTTG ATCCAGGATGAGGAGCCTGTATGTAACAAAGATCATTCAGGCATCTCGAGCTCTCAAAATGGGACTGGTTCAGGTGAAAGCGAACTTCCTCATCAATTGACGTACACTGGAGGGTCTTCAGAAACTACAGATGTA GCAGGATTTTCTTCAATTTCTGACTCCACTGCAGCATCCTCTAT AAGCAATTGCGTGAGTTCTACCAATGGACATCTGAGTTTCCACAATTCCTCTTTCCATGTTGAAAATTGCGACAATAATGATGTTACTGGAAAGCAAAACTTGGATATTAGTCAAAAACCCTCGAATGGTGTTGTTTCTGTTTCTCACCCTGGGGAGGATTCATCTGGATGCATTACAGCCAATAA TGGCAAGTTGCAAAGCCAGATTCCTGCAGTCTCCAGCTCTAATGGATCTCAATCGGTCACGATAGCAGATGTGGTGACATCTGAGTCCGTTAAATCTTCCAAAACAT TAACTGCTGATGAACAAGATGAGAAAGCAAAGTGCCATGTTATTCAACAGAAAGGGCGTTTTAAAGTTACCTCCGAGAATTCGGATGCCGATAAG GGTTCTTCATCTCCTCGACTGCTAAAGAGTCCGAGCATGCGG GTAATAATTGAGCATCCATTTGGTACTCAACTGACACAAGGTGATGCTGCTTGTATGCCACACAATCAACCCACGCATCATCCTACAGGTCATTCTGTTCAGCCAACAAATAATCTTCAAAGG AACGACCCTCTGAGCCTCACAAAGCAACTCTCGATTGGTGACACTGCAG GTAGCAGCAGCTTAGGCATGGGGTCTTTAACAGCCGACACTACTAGACAGGAAAAATCGAAG CTAGATGCAACTGACGATATAGAAAAGGAAATACTTAATGAAATAACCGATTTACAACGGAG GCTCTTATTTAAACAGGAGGAGCTCCAAAAGCACAGAGCTGGAAATGGCCAG GCTTGA